A region from the Simiduia sp. 21SJ11W-1 genome encodes:
- the ltaE gene encoding low-specificity L-threonine aldolase, with protein sequence MIDFRSDTVTRPCAAMRKVMAEAEVGDDVFGDDPTVNMLEAWAAERHGFEAALFTASGTQANLLGILGHCERGDEYICGQQAHNYRYEAGGAAVLGSVQPQPLPNQPDGTLALADIAQAIKPDDSHFARTKLVSLENTIGGKVLPLGYTQQVRALATEKGLQLHLDGARAYNGSVAMGVDIAELAQPFDSMTICLSKGLGAPVGSLLLGPRDYIQRARRLRKMLGGGMRQAGILAAAGYYALRHNVERLAEDHENARYLAQQLQQLAGFDTAAHPVQTNIVFVDVSSSIDIHGLAKQLHTQGIFIIPGYQGMRLVTHKDIDRAAIDTFIGSVARALT encoded by the coding sequence ATGATTGATTTCAGATCCGATACCGTAACCCGCCCCTGTGCGGCCATGCGCAAAGTCATGGCTGAGGCAGAGGTGGGGGATGATGTGTTTGGCGATGATCCCACCGTTAATATGCTTGAAGCTTGGGCCGCAGAAAGGCATGGTTTTGAGGCGGCGCTCTTTACGGCCTCTGGCACCCAGGCGAATTTGCTGGGAATTTTGGGCCACTGCGAGCGGGGCGATGAATACATATGTGGCCAGCAGGCGCACAATTATCGCTATGAGGCAGGTGGTGCGGCGGTGTTGGGTTCTGTACAGCCGCAGCCTTTACCAAACCAGCCAGACGGCACCCTTGCCCTTGCCGATATTGCCCAGGCTATTAAGCCCGATGACAGCCACTTTGCACGCACAAAGTTAGTTAGCCTGGAAAACACCATAGGCGGCAAGGTGTTGCCATTGGGTTACACCCAACAAGTGCGCGCGCTCGCAACAGAAAAAGGCTTGCAGCTTCACCTTGATGGAGCGCGCGCCTACAATGGCTCGGTGGCCATGGGTGTTGATATTGCAGAGCTTGCCCAGCCTTTTGATTCCATGACAATTTGTTTGTCTAAGGGGTTGGGTGCGCCAGTGGGTTCACTGTTGTTGGGTCCGCGCGATTACATTCAGCGCGCCCGGCGGCTGCGTAAGATGTTGGGTGGTGGCATGCGCCAAGCCGGAATTCTGGCGGCTGCAGGGTATTATGCGTTGCGACACAACGTCGAGCGACTCGCCGAAGATCACGAAAACGCGCGGTATTTGGCGCAACAATTACAGCAGTTGGCAGGTTTCGATACTGCTGCTCATCCCGTACAAACAAACATCGTTTTCGTGGATGTGTCATCCAGCATTGATATCCATGGGTTGGCCAAGCAGCTGCACACACAAGGTATTTTTATTATTCCAGGCTACCAAGGCATGCGCTTGGTGACACACAAAGACATTGATCGTGCAGCGATTGATACATTCATTGGCAGCGTGGCGCGCGCGCTGACCTAA
- a CDS encoding alpha/beta hydrolase produces MKHCCFLGAVLCAWLMPGFAETPVQPVSFTAIAGNVPYSAIANLPFNEPDLRIAYGHEQSQYGLLWRARGERATSQRPLVVFIHGGCWLSAYDIKHSNALSSALADVGFAVWSLEYRRTGASGGGWPATLNDIRQALGAIEKLAIANLDFDGLVLVGHSAGGHLALLADGDAVNTSATAGSALTVRALVGLAAIVDLERYGQGGNSCQSAVSKFMGGDLSTRPAEYQSANPAGRRLTVPTFLLHGTDDHIVGPEQARHADARTVLVPSAGHFDWLHPGSEAFGVLVKTLEKISDNEQK; encoded by the coding sequence GTGAAACATTGTTGTTTTTTAGGCGCGGTTTTATGCGCATGGTTAATGCCAGGTTTTGCTGAAACGCCAGTGCAACCTGTTTCGTTTACTGCGATAGCTGGCAATGTGCCCTATAGCGCTATCGCGAATTTGCCTTTTAATGAGCCAGACCTGCGCATCGCCTACGGTCACGAACAAAGTCAATACGGACTCTTGTGGCGGGCGAGGGGAGAGCGGGCCACAAGCCAGCGCCCGCTGGTGGTTTTTATCCACGGTGGTTGCTGGTTGAGTGCCTACGATATTAAGCACAGTAACGCCCTAAGCAGCGCGCTGGCGGATGTGGGATTTGCGGTGTGGTCACTTGAATATCGGCGTACCGGGGCATCCGGAGGTGGTTGGCCTGCGACATTAAATGATATCCGGCAGGCACTCGGGGCCATCGAAAAATTAGCCATCGCCAATCTCGACTTTGACGGCCTCGTGTTGGTAGGGCATTCTGCTGGGGGGCATTTGGCACTGCTCGCAGATGGCGACGCGGTGAACACTTCCGCCACAGCGGGTTCGGCATTAACTGTGCGCGCACTCGTGGGCCTGGCGGCCATTGTTGATCTTGAGCGCTACGGTCAAGGGGGAAATAGCTGTCAAAGTGCGGTGTCGAAATTTATGGGGGGCGATCTGTCGACTCGACCTGCGGAGTATCAAAGCGCCAACCCTGCCGGGCGGCGATTAACTGTGCCGACATTCCTGTTGCACGGCACAGACGATCACATTGTGGGCCCCGAGCAGGCCCGCCATGCAGATGCGCGCACAGTGCTCGTGCCGTCCGCCGGTCATTTTGATTGGCTCCACCCGGGCAGTGAAGCTTTTGGCGTTCTCGTTAAGACCTTAGAGAAGATTTCCGATAATGAGCAAAAGTGA
- the kynU gene encoding kynureninase → MSKSDVVPAAIKRLDAEDPLAQKRADFYLPPSVVYLDGNSLGPMPIAAQARARAVVEREWAEDLITSWNVNRWIELPTIVGDKIGRLIGADSGQVICGDSTSVNLFKVLAAALSLQPKRFKVLSQQGNFPTDLYMVQGLAALLGESRCQLLTASAEDLLGQLDESVAVLLLTQVDFRTGKLHDIRKITELAHEKGIVVIWDLAHSAGVIPLSLDDWQVDFAVGCGYKFLNGGPGAPAFLYVAKRHQGACQQPLSGWMGHRQPFEFSDDYHGHASVKQFLCGTPGVLGMSVLDAALSVFEGVQIQALREKSLALIQLCRRLVAERTALSELQLLTPEEPEQSGSQLAYAHSEAYAICQALIARGVIADFRAPDILRLGFSPLFLRFEDIYLSVLALEEIVVERQYLSPRFQARHAVT, encoded by the coding sequence ATGAGCAAAAGTGACGTTGTTCCCGCAGCCATTAAAAGGTTGGACGCAGAAGATCCACTAGCGCAAAAGCGAGCTGATTTTTATTTGCCACCTTCGGTTGTCTATTTGGATGGCAACTCGCTAGGCCCCATGCCAATCGCTGCGCAGGCCCGTGCTCGCGCTGTGGTTGAGCGCGAGTGGGCTGAGGATTTAATCACTAGCTGGAATGTGAATCGCTGGATTGAGTTGCCGACGATTGTGGGTGACAAAATAGGTCGCTTGATCGGGGCCGACAGCGGGCAGGTTATTTGCGGGGATTCTACATCAGTCAATTTGTTTAAGGTGTTGGCCGCAGCTTTAAGCCTGCAACCTAAGCGATTTAAGGTATTGTCGCAGCAGGGAAATTTCCCGACGGATTTGTACATGGTGCAGGGGCTGGCCGCGCTGTTAGGTGAGTCTCGCTGTCAATTGCTGACAGCGTCTGCAGAGGATTTGTTGGGCCAGCTGGATGAATCTGTCGCAGTGCTTTTGTTGACACAGGTGGATTTTCGCACCGGCAAGTTACATGACATTCGTAAAATCACTGAGCTTGCGCACGAAAAGGGCATCGTAGTTATATGGGATCTCGCTCACAGCGCGGGCGTCATTCCACTGTCGCTCGATGATTGGCAGGTGGATTTTGCGGTGGGCTGTGGCTACAAGTTTTTAAATGGTGGCCCGGGTGCGCCGGCATTTCTGTACGTGGCCAAGCGTCATCAAGGCGCTTGTCAGCAACCTTTGTCTGGCTGGATGGGGCACCGTCAACCGTTCGAGTTTTCCGATGACTATCACGGCCACGCAAGTGTTAAACAATTTCTATGCGGTACGCCCGGTGTGCTCGGTATGAGCGTGCTTGATGCCGCGCTGTCTGTGTTTGAGGGCGTGCAAATACAGGCGCTGCGCGAAAAATCCCTGGCATTGATCCAGCTGTGCAGGCGTTTGGTGGCTGAGCGCACAGCCTTGAGTGAACTACAGCTGCTTACGCCTGAAGAGCCCGAGCAATCCGGTAGCCAGTTGGCCTATGCGCACAGCGAAGCTTACGCCATTTGCCAGGCGTTAATCGCGCGAGGCGTGATTGCAGATTTTCGGGCGCCCGATATATTGCGGCTCGGTTTTTCGCCACTATTTCTGCGTTTCGAGGATATCTATTTAAGTGTGTTGGCGCTTGAGGAAATTGTGGTGGAGCGGCAGTACTTATCACCCCGGTTTCAGGCGCGACATGCAGTGACCTAG
- a CDS encoding nitrogen regulation protein NR(II) — protein MGTCPALWLFSQPAQADAGGHASTAFWVLAGLSVLQGVMILLLQKSRVKYKRAQNSLEQAKASLQARIEERTDSLRTSNNQLTDALARHEIAEELLRETQDYLHSIINSMPSVLIGVSRQGHITLWNAAAERLIGISSNKALGQPIDDIYPEIAITTDTIEMAIDSQVPQTLENIQQGTGSNCRYSDITVYPLMAEELGGAVIRIDDVTLRVRVETMMIQNEKMLSLGELAAGMAHEINNPLAAILNNVQNISRRLDPNLPMNQEQAAAHGISLDEARRYWELREIPKFLQHIREAGERSARIVSNMLEFSRNQYRDHAPTHIPELLDNSLELAIHSMQLDTGEDTELPNIVKLYAQDLPPITCSAVEIQQVILNLLRNAFQAFQQQEYGPPLNPTITLNAFEENDWFCIEVTDNGPGIQESVRRHIFEPFFTTKEVGEGTGLGLSVSYFIITEHHGGTIGVESTPGLGSSFKIRLPGTPSH, from the coding sequence ATGGGCACATGCCCTGCCCTTTGGCTGTTCAGCCAACCAGCCCAGGCCGACGCCGGCGGCCACGCCTCAACGGCATTTTGGGTGCTTGCGGGCCTCTCTGTACTGCAGGGCGTGATGATCCTGCTGCTGCAAAAAAGCCGCGTTAAATACAAGCGCGCGCAGAACAGCCTGGAGCAGGCCAAGGCGTCACTGCAAGCGCGCATTGAAGAGCGTACTGATTCGCTGCGCACCAGCAACAACCAACTCACCGATGCCCTGGCCCGTCACGAAATCGCAGAAGAACTGCTGCGCGAAACCCAGGACTACCTGCACTCCATTATCAACTCCATGCCCTCGGTGCTCATTGGCGTAAGCCGCCAGGGCCACATTACCCTGTGGAATGCCGCCGCCGAGCGCCTGATTGGCATCAGCTCGAACAAAGCGCTGGGCCAGCCCATTGACGACATCTACCCGGAAATCGCCATCACCACTGACACCATTGAAATGGCCATAGACAGCCAAGTGCCCCAAACCCTGGAAAACATCCAACAAGGCACCGGCAGCAACTGCCGCTATTCAGACATCACCGTCTACCCCTTGATGGCCGAAGAGTTAGGCGGCGCGGTTATCCGCATAGACGACGTCACCCTGCGGGTGCGCGTCGAAACCATGATGATTCAAAATGAAAAAATGTTGTCGCTGGGCGAACTGGCAGCAGGCATGGCGCACGAAATCAACAATCCGCTGGCAGCCATTTTAAACAACGTACAAAATATCTCCCGGCGCCTAGACCCAAACCTGCCCATGAACCAAGAGCAGGCCGCCGCGCACGGCATTTCACTGGATGAAGCCCGACGCTATTGGGAGCTGCGTGAAATTCCGAAATTTTTGCAGCACATTCGCGAAGCCGGCGAACGCTCGGCGCGCATTGTCAGCAATATGCTGGAGTTCTCGCGCAACCAGTATCGCGATCACGCGCCCACACACATTCCCGAACTGCTAGACAACTCCCTGGAGCTCGCCATTCACAGCATGCAGCTCGATACCGGCGAAGATACCGAGCTGCCCAATATCGTCAAACTTTACGCGCAAGATCTGCCACCCATCACCTGCTCTGCGGTAGAGATTCAGCAGGTGATTTTGAATTTATTGCGCAATGCTTTTCAGGCCTTTCAGCAGCAGGAATACGGGCCACCGCTGAACCCCACCATTACGCTAAATGCCTTTGAAGAAAACGACTGGTTTTGCATTGAAGTAACCGACAATGGCCCAGGTATTCAGGAATCTGTGCGGCGGCATATTTTTGAACCGTTTTTTACCACCAAAGAAGTGGGCGAAGGCACGGGCCTTGGGCTCTCTGTTTCCTATTTTATTATTACCGAACACCACGGCGGCACTATTGGGGTGGAATCGACACCGGGCTTGGGCAGCAGCTTTAAAATCCGCCTGCCGGGAACGCCCAGCCACTAG
- a CDS encoding 1-aminocyclopropane-1-carboxylate deaminase/D-cysteine desulfhydrase yields MLLPDLARVAAQVPLERLHWQPMAEQGLECWIRRDDLLPAWCQGNKFYKLYYNLLQAPEGVPLVSFGGAFSNHLYALAMACQALERQAIGIVRGERQARLSPTLEDAEAAGMQLVFVSRQAYRTLCALEGRALMQAVAEQLGAGEYCVIPEGGANALGMRGCEVLGQDIARRGEFTEVCLAAGTATTLAGVAKGLGQAGRVAGVSVLGPLKAGSLPLAARVCGLLGEPQLQNWQLLEGMAPGRYGQCTEALAAFMADFFEDTGVQLDHVYTAKLFWVLQHLAEAGRWPRGSRVLAIHTGGLQGLRGLEL; encoded by the coding sequence ATGTTGCTGCCCGATTTAGCCCGCGTTGCAGCGCAAGTTCCCTTAGAGCGGCTGCACTGGCAGCCCATGGCCGAGCAGGGGCTTGAGTGCTGGATACGGCGCGATGATTTACTGCCCGCATGGTGCCAGGGCAACAAATTCTACAAGCTCTATTACAACCTGTTGCAGGCCCCCGAGGGTGTGCCGCTGGTGAGCTTCGGCGGCGCCTTTTCAAACCATTTATACGCTCTTGCAATGGCCTGCCAGGCGCTGGAGCGCCAAGCTATAGGCATAGTGCGCGGTGAGCGGCAGGCGCGTCTTTCCCCCACGCTCGAAGACGCAGAGGCTGCGGGCATGCAGCTTGTTTTCGTCTCAAGGCAGGCCTACCGCACGCTGTGTGCACTTGAAGGCCGGGCATTAATGCAGGCAGTGGCCGAGCAATTGGGGGCGGGCGAGTATTGTGTTATTCCCGAAGGTGGCGCCAATGCCCTGGGGATGCGCGGCTGTGAGGTGCTTGGGCAAGATATCGCCAGGCGCGGCGAGTTTACCGAGGTGTGCCTGGCCGCCGGCACTGCCACTACCCTTGCGGGCGTGGCGAAGGGCTTAGGCCAAGCCGGACGCGTGGCCGGGGTGTCTGTATTGGGGCCCTTAAAGGCCGGCAGCCTGCCGCTCGCGGCCCGGGTGTGCGGGTTGCTTGGCGAGCCGCAACTGCAAAACTGGCAGTTGCTCGAAGGCATGGCGCCCGGGCGCTATGGCCAGTGCACTGAAGCCTTGGCGGCCTTCATGGCAGATTTTTTTGAGGATACTGGGGTGCAGCTTGATCATGTGTATACTGCCAAGCTGTTTTGGGTATTACAGCATCTGGCAGAAGCTGGGCGCTGGCCGCGCGGTAGCCGGGTGTTGGCCATTCACACCGGTGGTTTACAGGGTTTGCGCGGGTTGGAACTTTAA
- a CDS encoding cyclic nucleotide-binding domain-containing protein produces the protein MSTDSKGLDFGWVRTLVPLKAMGDAHLQELLQHCPEQMVFKGQSLFEAGSFDRQHIYLLHGDVEFSHPNGVTEIIKGRSSLFPLVPIQPRPCTATALTDCSVLRVNSEQLDKLLTWSQVAEYLKIDTAYQPELDEDVDWMLTILKSNLFFKVPPTNIGEIFSRLKPRVVEQGEVILRQGEVGDGCYFIKEGTAEVLRSKDGIQKPLHLADIGAGRCFGEDALVNETVRNATVRMTSDGVLMVMDKQDFIRLLKEPKVNSLPLTALGNVQEQAVLIDVRTEDEYAMGHLPQAVNIPVSLLRLKTRMLDKAQEYVLYCDTGRRSNAATYLLQKLGYHVSYLDRGVNQDPNLRLQLLKAGDDYLLRGGKAERVDA, from the coding sequence ATGTCTACAGACAGCAAGGGTTTGGATTTTGGGTGGGTGCGCACGCTGGTGCCGCTCAAGGCCATGGGTGATGCACACCTGCAGGAGCTTTTGCAGCACTGCCCTGAGCAGATGGTGTTCAAGGGCCAATCGCTATTTGAGGCCGGTAGTTTTGATCGCCAACATATCTACCTATTGCATGGCGATGTGGAGTTTTCCCACCCCAATGGCGTTACGGAAATTATCAAGGGCCGCAGCAGCCTGTTCCCTTTGGTGCCCATACAGCCGAGGCCCTGCACCGCCACTGCGCTCACCGATTGCAGTGTATTGCGCGTTAACAGCGAGCAGCTCGATAAATTGCTTACCTGGAGCCAGGTAGCAGAGTATTTGAAAATTGATACCGCCTATCAGCCAGAGCTGGATGAAGATGTGGATTGGATGCTCACCATCTTAAAATCCAACCTGTTTTTCAAGGTGCCGCCCACCAACATTGGCGAAATCTTCAGCCGCTTGAAGCCCCGTGTAGTGGAGCAGGGCGAGGTAATTTTGCGCCAGGGTGAAGTGGGTGATGGTTGCTACTTTATCAAAGAGGGCACCGCTGAAGTGTTGCGCTCGAAAGATGGTATTCAAAAGCCGCTGCACCTTGCCGATATTGGCGCTGGGCGCTGTTTTGGTGAAGACGCGCTGGTGAATGAAACCGTACGCAACGCCACCGTGCGCATGACCAGCGACGGTGTGCTGATGGTGATGGATAAACAGGATTTCATTCGCCTGCTCAAAGAGCCAAAGGTAAACAGCCTGCCTCTGACGGCGCTGGGTAACGTGCAAGAGCAGGCGGTACTTATTGATGTGCGCACTGAAGATGAATACGCCATGGGCCATTTGCCCCAGGCGGTGAATATTCCTGTGAGCCTGTTGCGGTTGAAAACCCGTATGCTCGATAAAGCGCAAGAGTATGTGCTTTATTGTGATACCGGCAGGCGCTCAAACGCCGCCACCTATTTATTGCAAAAGCTGGGGTATCACGTGAGCTATCTGGATCGCGGGGTAAACCAAGACCCTAACTTGCGCCTGCAATTACTTAAGGCTGGCGATGATTACTTGCTGCGCGGCGGTAAAGCCGAGCGGGTAGACGCATAG
- a CDS encoding DUF1853 family protein yields MDYRQISQDLTWCMHAPSLLRGPAFDYLNSLQARLAQYPQAARANFEPAPRLGHYYEQLWEHLLSQRLGWTPVAVNRQISEQGRTLGALDLLHYDAQNNTYVHTELAAKLYLCQHTGDSLAHFIGPNAIDRLDIKTERLLGHQLPLAQQPQAQAHIDHWLAAKRLPARTEANWQSQALVQGWLFYADESNALNAQKLPQHPMINPGHLRGRWQHVSQCNGQDYDQWLILPRQYWLSGACIGARECLRADALGHWPPAQLTQPLLLDSKAFAAILGRHSQIEKPQPLLVAGVYLESGNWCEGQRRMLVADNWPYASTRSALPPRSK; encoded by the coding sequence ATGGACTACCGGCAAATTTCGCAAGATCTCACTTGGTGCATGCACGCGCCCTCACTCTTGCGCGGGCCCGCCTTCGATTACCTGAACAGCCTGCAAGCACGCCTTGCACAATACCCGCAAGCAGCGCGGGCAAACTTCGAACCGGCACCACGGCTGGGGCACTATTACGAACAGCTGTGGGAACACCTGCTAAGCCAAAGGCTCGGCTGGACGCCTGTGGCCGTCAACCGGCAAATCAGCGAGCAGGGCCGCACACTGGGGGCACTGGATTTACTGCACTACGATGCCCAGAACAACACCTACGTGCATACCGAGCTTGCAGCCAAGCTCTACCTCTGCCAGCACACAGGCGATTCTCTGGCACACTTTATTGGCCCCAATGCCATAGACCGGCTGGATATCAAAACCGAACGGCTTTTAGGCCACCAGCTGCCCCTGGCCCAGCAGCCGCAGGCACAAGCCCACATTGATCACTGGCTGGCAGCAAAACGCTTACCCGCCCGCACAGAGGCCAACTGGCAAAGCCAGGCGCTGGTACAGGGTTGGCTGTTTTATGCAGACGAAAGCAATGCCCTCAATGCGCAAAAGCTGCCACAACACCCCATGATCAACCCCGGCCACCTGCGCGGGCGCTGGCAACATGTTTCGCAATGCAATGGGCAGGATTACGATCAATGGCTGATATTGCCGCGGCAGTACTGGTTATCGGGCGCTTGCATTGGGGCCCGCGAATGCCTGCGGGCAGACGCGCTTGGGCACTGGCCGCCAGCGCAGCTTACACAGCCCTTACTGCTAGATAGCAAGGCATTTGCCGCCATTCTCGGCCGCCACAGCCAAATAGAAAAACCCCAGCCACTGCTGGTGGCCGGGGTTTATTTGGAATCGGGCAATTGGTGTGAGGGCCAGCGCCGCATGCTGGTGGCCGATAACTGGCCCTATGCGTCTACCCGCTCGGCTTTACCGCCGCGCAGCAAGTAA
- a CDS encoding NAD(+) kinase: protein MAEFSTVGLIGRLGGDRAVYTLKRLIKFLERENKHVLLDDTLTRDFPGHNCEVANRETLGQRCDLVIVVGGDGSLLGAARSLAKHKVPLLGVNRGRLGFLTDITPDEIEEKTAEVLAGKFMMESRFLLDMAVTRNGKAVGQGDALNDVVLHPGQFIRMIEFELYIDGQFVYSQRSDGLIISTPTGSTAYALSGGGPIMHPRLEAIVLVPMNPHTLSSRPIVVDGNSEIKILVGEHNTTSPHVTCDGQTHVVAEPGDEIHVHKKPHRLQLIHPLNHNFYETCRTKLGWGSHLVD, encoded by the coding sequence ATGGCAGAGTTTTCCACGGTTGGATTAATTGGTCGATTGGGCGGCGATCGCGCCGTGTACACCTTGAAGCGGCTAATCAAATTCCTGGAGCGCGAAAATAAGCACGTTTTGCTAGACGACACGCTCACGCGGGATTTTCCGGGCCATAACTGTGAAGTGGCCAACCGCGAAACCTTGGGTCAGCGCTGTGACCTGGTAATTGTGGTGGGTGGCGACGGCAGCCTGCTGGGGGCGGCGCGCTCGCTGGCCAAGCACAAGGTGCCCTTGCTGGGCGTTAACCGTGGCCGGCTCGGGTTTTTAACCGACATCACACCCGATGAAATTGAAGAGAAAACCGCCGAAGTGTTGGCCGGTAAATTCATGATGGAGTCGCGTTTTTTGCTGGATATGGCCGTTACCCGCAACGGTAAAGCCGTGGGGCAGGGCGACGCACTTAACGATGTGGTGCTGCACCCGGGTCAATTTATCCGCATGATCGAATTTGAGCTCTATATCGATGGCCAGTTTGTGTATAGCCAGCGCTCAGATGGGCTTATTATTTCCACGCCCACCGGTTCTACGGCCTATGCTCTTAGTGGTGGTGGGCCCATCATGCACCCGAGGCTCGAGGCGATTGTACTGGTGCCCATGAACCCCCACACCCTATCCAGCCGCCCCATTGTGGTAGACGGCAATAGCGAAATTAAAATTTTGGTGGGCGAGCACAACACCACCTCGCCACACGTAACCTGTGACGGCCAAACCCATGTGGTTGCCGAACCCGGCGATGAAATTCACGTGCACAAAAAGCCCCACCGGTTGCAGTTGATTCACCCGCTGAATCACAACTTTTACGAAACCTGCCGCACCAAGTTGGGGTGGGGCAGTCACCTGGTAGACTGA
- a CDS encoding metallophosphoesterase: MAAYSGYDIIGDVHGCALALERLLDKLGYTSVNGVFTHPSRQAIFAGDIVDRGPRVREALAIVKAMCDAGTAQMVMGNHEFDAIAYHTPAPADCERSYLRDHTERHNRLIAETLAQFEDHPEEWAAYLEWFKGLPLFLEFPHFRVVHACWDQRVIDELKQRYPDHCINDAFLTAVADPQSFEWLCINRLTRGRDLPLPKGTAMRSAEGFERRSFRARFWGRKPKTYGDLAFQPDPLPAAIASQPISAEDHLKITRYGKSEIPLFVGHYWLSGRPKPIADNLACLDYSAVKYGRLVAYSMDDETQLSPEKFTWVNVDTP, from the coding sequence ATGGCGGCGTACAGCGGCTACGACATAATCGGCGACGTACACGGGTGTGCACTTGCCCTGGAGCGCCTGCTGGATAAGTTAGGTTATACCTCGGTGAACGGTGTGTTTACCCACCCTAGCCGGCAGGCCATTTTTGCAGGCGATATCGTAGATCGTGGGCCCCGGGTGCGCGAGGCGCTGGCAATCGTTAAAGCCATGTGCGATGCAGGCACTGCACAAATGGTGATGGGTAATCACGAGTTTGATGCCATCGCCTACCACACCCCGGCGCCCGCTGATTGCGAGCGCAGCTATCTGCGTGATCACACAGAGCGCCACAACCGCTTGATTGCCGAGACCTTGGCGCAGTTTGAAGATCACCCAGAAGAATGGGCGGCCTACCTCGAATGGTTTAAAGGTTTGCCGTTATTTTTGGAATTTCCGCATTTTCGCGTGGTGCATGCCTGCTGGGATCAGCGGGTAATTGATGAACTCAAGCAGCGCTATCCCGATCACTGCATTAACGATGCATTTTTAACCGCCGTGGCAGATCCGCAATCGTTTGAGTGGTTGTGTATCAACCGCCTAACCCGCGGGCGCGATTTGCCGCTGCCAAAAGGCACTGCCATGCGCAGCGCCGAGGGTTTTGAGCGGCGCTCATTCCGGGCGCGTTTTTGGGGTCGTAAACCAAAAACCTACGGCGACTTGGCCTTCCAGCCAGACCCATTACCCGCAGCCATTGCGAGCCAGCCCATCAGCGCGGAAGACCATTTAAAAATCACCCGCTACGGCAAATCGGAAATTCCGTTATTTGTGGGCCACTACTGGCTTTCCGGCAGGCCTAAGCCCATTGCCGACAATCTGGCCTGCCTTGATTACAGTGCGGTGAAATACGGCCGTCTGGTGGCTTATTCCATGGACGATGAAACTCAACTAAGCCCGGAGAAATTTACCTGGGTGAATGTGGATACGCCCTAG
- a CDS encoding rhomboid family intramembrane serine protease, with protein MSNQWFCAERLPLDVNLAPVINALRARAIPCWVSEEAGRQCIWLQAQAHLPILAEILQAAGRGELEVDSELEIDSKPAPMPRVAKARQWPPVTLCLLVLSALGALLVEFDQGSTIAQLTFTEARVRGNALYFSDLASALEQGQWWRLLTPMFLHFDFFHLLFNSLWVWEFGRRIELQRSGLWLISLTLFASLGANFMQYAMSGPSLFGGMSGVLYGYVGYILVWARLWPAKSFGVAPGILGFMLIWLVLCFTGAVDTFIDGEVANGAHLGGLLGGLLFGFLDVLRAKLLARN; from the coding sequence ATGAGTAACCAATGGTTTTGTGCAGAGCGGTTGCCGCTCGATGTCAATTTAGCGCCGGTCATAAATGCGCTGCGCGCACGCGCCATTCCCTGCTGGGTGAGTGAAGAGGCGGGGCGGCAATGCATCTGGTTGCAGGCCCAGGCGCACCTGCCAATATTGGCGGAAATTTTACAAGCCGCCGGGCGCGGTGAGCTGGAGGTTGATAGCGAGCTGGAGATTGATAGCAAGCCAGCCCCTATGCCGCGCGTTGCCAAAGCCCGGCAGTGGCCGCCGGTTACTTTGTGTCTGCTGGTGTTGAGCGCGCTCGGTGCGCTGTTGGTGGAGTTTGATCAAGGCAGCACGATTGCCCAGCTTACATTTACCGAAGCCCGCGTGCGCGGCAACGCGCTCTACTTCTCAGACTTGGCCAGCGCCCTGGAACAGGGCCAGTGGTGGCGTTTACTCACGCCCATGTTTTTGCATTTCGATTTTTTTCACCTGCTCTTTAACAGCCTGTGGGTGTGGGAGTTTGGCCGGCGCATAGAGTTGCAGCGCAGCGGCTTGTGGTTAATTTCGCTCACCCTGTTTGCCTCGCTCGGTGCCAACTTTATGCAATATGCCATGAGCGGGCCGTCGTTGTTTGGTGGCATGTCGGGCGTGTTGTATGGCTATGTGGGTTACATACTGGTGTGGGCGCGATTGTGGCCTGCCAAAAGCTTTGGCGTGGCGCCCGGTATTCTCGGGTTTATGTTGATTTGGTTGGTGCTGTGTTTTACCGGCGCCGTAGATACGTTTATTGATGGCGAAGTGGCCAATGGCGCGCATCTCGGTGGGCTGCTGGGTGGTTTGCTGTTTGGTTTTCTTGATGTGTTGCGGGCAAAGCTGCTGGCCCGAAATTAA
- a CDS encoding YeaC family protein: MDYKTLLDNLTPEVYENLKRAIELGKWPDGRALTQEQRATCMQAVIAYEHKHLPPEQHTGFIPPKPHQHCGEPGDDEQPVTWKH; the protein is encoded by the coding sequence ATGGATTACAAAACCCTGCTCGATAATTTAACCCCAGAGGTGTACGAAAACCTAAAGCGCGCAATTGAATTGGGCAAGTGGCCCGATGGCCGCGCGCTTACCCAAGAGCAGCGCGCAACCTGTATGCAGGCAGTCATCGCCTATGAACACAAGCATTTGCCACCCGAGCAGCACACAGGGTTTATACCGCCTAAGCCGCACCAGCATTGTGGTGAGCCTGGCGACGACGAACAGCCCGTAACCTGGAAACACTGA